A window of Chitinophaga sp. MM2321 contains these coding sequences:
- a CDS encoding trypsin-like peptidase domain-containing protein: MKFKQIVTTVLISAVTAVAAIFVYGKYFQSGPAGVFQNDSSVVPVNYARYMPGTGGSANAVPPSDFVSAAKAAVPGVVHIKTKINPRQVLNGNNLQRKRSILQDLFGDEFFGDEFNGGGDGRKYYIPGQMASGSGVLISGDGYIVTNNHVIADADEISVSLSNDNKTYKAKLIGADPSTDLAVVKIEAKGLPYLMYGNSDNVEIGQWVLAVGYPLNLDATVTAGIVSAKSRSIGINKGVGRLNNAIESFIQTDAAVNQGNSGGALVNTAGELVGINSAIASPTGSYAGYSYAIPVNLIKKVVNDLLKYGNVQRAYLGVRYASPAAIASMSDDQLKEIGIRRDVNGVQITEVIDNSSAGLAGLRSGDIITKINGVNVPGPSQMSEQVARYKPGDKISVTYLRDNKEITADNVMLRNLQGNTDLVKITTLDRLGAELSDLNKEEAARIGVSGGVKVTDIGNGILKKQTSMAPGFVILKAGNTTVNSVDALSLVLDKQKSVQLVGFYPQRGGNIYYYNINTGSGNAENL; the protein is encoded by the coding sequence ATGAAATTCAAGCAAATTGTTACTACTGTTCTTATCAGTGCTGTAACTGCCGTTGCCGCCATATTCGTGTACGGCAAATATTTTCAATCCGGACCAGCAGGCGTTTTTCAGAATGATTCCAGTGTAGTTCCTGTAAATTATGCAAGGTACATGCCCGGAACAGGCGGGAGTGCCAACGCAGTTCCTCCTTCAGATTTTGTTTCGGCAGCCAAGGCAGCCGTTCCCGGTGTAGTACACATCAAAACAAAAATCAATCCCCGCCAGGTACTGAATGGTAATAACCTTCAGCGGAAACGCAGTATCCTGCAGGATCTTTTCGGAGATGAATTCTTCGGAGACGAATTCAATGGTGGTGGAGATGGCCGTAAATACTACATTCCCGGCCAGATGGCCTCTGGTTCCGGCGTATTGATTTCTGGCGATGGGTACATCGTGACCAACAACCACGTGATCGCGGATGCAGATGAAATCAGTGTCAGTCTCAGCAACGATAACAAAACTTACAAAGCTAAACTGATAGGTGCTGACCCCAGTACAGACCTCGCCGTGGTAAAGATCGAAGCCAAAGGCCTCCCTTACCTCATGTATGGTAACTCAGACAACGTAGAAATAGGTCAATGGGTGCTCGCAGTAGGTTATCCCCTGAACCTTGACGCTACCGTAACAGCCGGTATCGTGAGCGCAAAATCCCGCTCTATAGGTATCAATAAAGGCGTAGGCAGATTAAACAATGCCATCGAATCATTTATTCAGACGGATGCTGCGGTAAATCAGGGTAACAGCGGCGGCGCACTGGTAAACACTGCCGGTGAACTGGTAGGGATCAACTCTGCTATCGCTTCGCCTACTGGATCTTACGCGGGTTATTCCTACGCAATTCCTGTAAACCTGATTAAAAAGGTGGTTAATGATCTCCTGAAATATGGTAATGTACAACGGGCTTACCTCGGTGTCAGATATGCTTCCCCCGCTGCCATTGCTTCTATGAGCGATGATCAGCTGAAAGAAATTGGTATCCGGAGAGATGTAAACGGGGTACAGATCACTGAAGTAATAGACAACAGCTCTGCTGGTTTAGCGGGTCTGCGCTCCGGGGATATCATCACCAAAATTAATGGTGTAAACGTTCCGGGCCCCTCCCAGATGAGTGAACAGGTGGCCCGTTACAAACCAGGAGACAAAATCAGCGTTACCTATCTCCGTGATAATAAAGAAATCACTGCCGATAATGTAATGCTCCGGAACCTCCAGGGTAATACAGACCTGGTAAAGATCACCACCCTGGATCGCCTGGGTGCTGAATTATCCGACCTTAATAAAGAAGAAGCTGCGCGTATAGGCGTTAGCGGTGGTGTGAAAGTAACGGATATCGGTAACGGAATCCTGAAAAAGCAAACCAGTATGGCGCCGGGATTTGTAATCCTTAAAGCCGGTAACACCACCGTCAACTCGGTAGATGCCCTCAGCCTCGTCCTGGATAAACAGAAAAGTGTACAACTGGTAGGCTTCTACC